A region from the Polyangiaceae bacterium genome encodes:
- a CDS encoding RNA-binding transcriptional accessory protein, with protein sequence MTSLTERVARDLKLPPGGAAAVLRLFDEGATVPFIARYRKEATGGLDEVQIRAVAERARSLKELDARRASILATIAEQGALTDDLRRRIEACTTRAELEDLYAPYRPKRRTKASVALERGLGPLAERILAQADGGRPEDEARGFVDAKKEVNDVAEALAGAKDIVVEAVADNADCRAHVRETLAKQGVLETRAVKSKTKERTKFEDYYEFSEPLSKVPSHRYLAIRRGETEGVLRVKVAVDDERCLGRLEQIMKLRPRSPWARLLQESIEEAYKKRLHPALEKETRGDVAERAERAAIDVFAENLAQVLMAAPFGARPVVAVDPGIRTGCKCAALGPDGSFRAHTTVYPLRSDAERECAEQDFSAFVKRHGADAIAVGNGTGGRETERFAKKALGSSAMVVSVNEAGASVYSASDVAREEMPDLDLTVRGAVSIGRRLQDPLAELVKIDPKSIGVGQYQHDVDATLLEEKLREVVESAVNRVGVELSTASASLLSYVAGVGPKLAKAIVEERGRRAGFSRRTDILKVKGLGPKAFEQCAGFLRIRGGKDPLDASAVHPERYALVERMAKDVGVPLSELVGNAEAAKEIDIERYVSDEVGKPTLRDIIAELSKPGRDPRDTFEAPAFRDDVNELEDLAPGMVLEGVVTNVTAFGAFVDVGVHQDGLVHISQLADRFVKTPSDVIKAGERVKVRVLSVDLERKRIALSRKGI encoded by the coding sequence GGCTCTTCGACGAGGGCGCCACGGTGCCGTTCATCGCGCGCTACCGCAAAGAGGCGACGGGCGGCCTCGACGAAGTGCAGATCCGCGCCGTCGCCGAGCGCGCGCGCAGCTTGAAAGAGCTCGACGCGCGCCGCGCCAGCATTCTCGCCACCATCGCGGAGCAAGGCGCGCTCACGGACGACCTCCGCCGTCGCATCGAGGCGTGCACCACGCGCGCGGAGCTCGAAGACTTGTACGCGCCGTATCGTCCGAAGCGGCGCACCAAGGCCTCCGTCGCCCTCGAGCGCGGCCTGGGGCCGCTGGCGGAGCGCATCTTGGCTCAAGCTGACGGCGGCCGTCCGGAGGACGAGGCTCGCGGCTTCGTGGATGCGAAGAAGGAAGTGAACGACGTCGCCGAGGCCCTGGCCGGCGCCAAGGACATCGTGGTCGAGGCCGTCGCGGACAACGCCGATTGCCGCGCTCACGTGCGAGAGACCCTCGCCAAGCAGGGCGTACTCGAGACCCGCGCGGTGAAGTCGAAGACCAAGGAGCGCACCAAGTTCGAGGACTACTACGAGTTCTCCGAGCCCCTCTCCAAGGTACCTTCGCACCGCTATCTCGCGATTCGCCGCGGCGAGACGGAGGGCGTACTGCGCGTGAAGGTCGCCGTGGACGACGAGCGCTGCCTCGGGCGCCTCGAGCAGATCATGAAGCTCCGGCCCCGCTCGCCCTGGGCGCGGCTGCTCCAGGAGTCCATCGAGGAGGCGTACAAGAAGCGGCTGCACCCTGCCCTCGAGAAAGAGACCCGGGGCGACGTGGCGGAGCGCGCCGAGCGTGCCGCCATCGACGTGTTCGCCGAGAACCTGGCGCAGGTGCTGATGGCCGCGCCCTTCGGCGCGCGCCCCGTGGTGGCCGTGGATCCCGGCATCCGCACCGGCTGCAAGTGTGCCGCCCTCGGCCCCGACGGCAGCTTCCGCGCGCACACCACGGTGTATCCCCTGCGCTCCGACGCCGAGCGCGAGTGTGCGGAGCAGGACTTTTCGGCCTTCGTGAAGCGCCATGGAGCCGACGCCATCGCCGTGGGCAACGGCACTGGTGGCCGCGAGACGGAGCGCTTCGCGAAGAAGGCGCTGGGCAGCTCCGCGATGGTCGTGAGCGTGAACGAAGCGGGCGCCAGCGTGTACAGCGCGTCGGACGTCGCCCGGGAGGAGATGCCCGACCTGGACCTGACGGTGCGAGGCGCGGTGTCCATCGGGCGGCGACTGCAGGATCCGCTGGCGGAGCTGGTGAAGATCGATCCGAAATCCATCGGCGTGGGGCAGTACCAGCACGACGTGGACGCGACGCTCTTGGAAGAGAAGCTCCGCGAGGTCGTGGAGAGCGCGGTGAACCGCGTGGGGGTGGAGCTGTCGACGGCCAGCGCGTCTCTACTTTCGTACGTGGCCGGAGTCGGACCCAAGCTGGCGAAGGCGATTGTCGAGGAGCGGGGACGCCGCGCGGGGTTTTCGCGGCGGACCGACATCCTGAAGGTGAAGGGACTGGGCCCGAAGGCCTTCGAGCAATGCGCGGGCTTCCTCCGAATCCGCGGCGGGAAGGACCCGTTGGATGCCTCGGCGGTGCACCCGGAGCGCTACGCGTTGGTGGAGCGCATGGCCAAGGACGTCGGCGTGCCGCTTTCGGAGCTGGTGGGCAATGCCGAAGCCGCAAAGGAGATCGACATCGAGAGGTACGTGAGCGACGAGGTCGGCAAGCCCACGCTGCGAGACATCATCGCGGAGCTGTCCAAGCCGGGCCGCGATCCGCGCGACACCTTTGAAGCACCGGCGTTTCGCGACGACGTCAACGAGCTCGAAGACCTCGCCCCTGGGATGGTGCTGGAGGGCGTGGTCACCAACGTCACCGCCTTCGGTGCTTTCGTGGACGTGGGCGTGCACCAAGACGGCCTGGTGCACATCAGCCAGCTCGCGGATCGCTTCGTGAAGACCCCCAGCGACGTGATCAAGGCCGGGGAGCGCGTGAAGGTGCGGGTGTTGTCCGTGGATCTCGAGCGCAAGCGCATCGCGCTCAGTCGCAAGGGCATTTGA